From Mycobacterium lacus, one genomic window encodes:
- a CDS encoding acyl-CoA dehydrogenase: MVGWAGNPTFDVFKLPEEHDELRAAIRALAEKEIAPYAADVDEKARFPEEALVALNSSGFNAVHVPEEYGGQGADSVAACIVIEEVARVDASASLIPAVNKLGTMGLILRGSEELKKQVLPSLASEGAMASYALSEREAGSDAASMRTRAKADGDDWILNGAKCWITNGGKSTWYTVMAVTDPDKGANGISAFMVHKDDEGFIVGPKEKKLGIKGSPTTELYFENCRIPGDRIIGAPGTGFKTALATLDHTRPTIGAQAVGIAQGALDAAIAYTKERKQFGGSISSFQAVQFMLADMAMKVEAARLMVYTAAARAERGEPDLGFISAASKCFASDMAMEVTTDAVQLFGGAGYTTDFPVERFMRDAKITQIYEGTNQIQRVVMSRALLR, from the coding sequence ATGGTTGGTTGGGCCGGCAACCCCACGTTCGACGTGTTCAAGCTGCCCGAGGAGCACGACGAGTTGCGGGCGGCGATCCGCGCGCTGGCGGAAAAGGAAATCGCTCCGTACGCGGCTGACGTGGACGAGAAAGCCCGGTTCCCAGAGGAAGCACTAGTGGCGCTCAATTCCTCCGGTTTCAACGCCGTGCACGTGCCCGAGGAGTACGGCGGTCAGGGCGCGGACTCGGTGGCCGCCTGCATCGTGATCGAGGAAGTGGCGCGCGTCGACGCGTCTGCCTCGTTGATCCCCGCAGTCAACAAGCTCGGCACCATGGGCCTTATCCTGCGGGGTTCCGAAGAGCTGAAGAAACAGGTCTTGCCGTCGCTGGCCTCCGAAGGGGCGATGGCGTCGTATGCGCTGAGTGAGCGCGAAGCCGGCAGCGACGCGGCGTCCATGCGGACCCGCGCCAAGGCCGACGGGGACGACTGGATTCTCAACGGCGCCAAGTGCTGGATCACCAACGGCGGCAAGTCGACCTGGTACACGGTGATGGCGGTCACCGATCCGGACAAGGGCGCCAACGGCATCTCGGCATTCATGGTGCACAAGGACGACGAAGGGTTCATCGTTGGTCCCAAGGAAAAGAAGCTGGGCATCAAGGGCTCGCCGACCACCGAGCTGTACTTCGAGAACTGCCGCATCCCCGGCGATCGGATCATCGGCGCGCCGGGTACCGGCTTCAAGACCGCGCTGGCGACGTTGGACCACACCCGCCCGACGATCGGCGCCCAGGCCGTCGGGATCGCCCAGGGCGCGCTGGACGCTGCCATCGCCTACACCAAGGAGCGCAAGCAGTTCGGCGGATCGATCAGCAGCTTCCAGGCCGTGCAGTTCATGCTGGCCGACATGGCGATGAAGGTGGAGGCGGCGCGGCTGATGGTCTATACCGCCGCCGCGCGCGCCGAACGCGGCGAGCCGGACCTGGGTTTCATCTCGGCGGCGTCGAAATGCTTCGCCTCCGACATGGCGATGGAGGTCACCACCGACGCCGTGCAACTTTTCGGCGGCGCGGGTTATACCACCGACTTCCCCGTCGAGCGCTTCATGCGCGACGCCAAGATCACCCAAATCTACGAGGGCACCAATCAGATTCAGCGCGTGGTGATGTCGCGGGCATTGCTGCGCTGA
- a CDS encoding SulP family inorganic anion transporter, translating to MIATVKNSVDSSKSRSILANLRHDVPASLVVFLVALPLSLGIAIASGAPLMAGLIAAVVGGIVAGAIGGSPFQVSGPAAGLTVVVAGLIDELGWPMLCLMTIGAGALQIVFGLSRMARAALAIAPVVVHAMLAGIGITIALQQVHVLMGGTSHSSAWKNIVALPDGILHHELHEVIVGGTVIAILVVWSRLPAKLRTIPGPLVAIVAATALTMAVGLDTERINLSGNFFEAIGLPRLPETSPGGQPWTHEISAIALGALTIALIASVESLLCAVGVDKLHQGPRTDFNREIIGQGSANVVSGLLGGLPITGVIVRSSANVAAGARTRMSSILHGVWVLLFASLFTNLVELIPKAALAGLLIVIGAQLIKLAHIKLAWRTGNFAIYAITIVSVVFLNLLEGVAIGLAVAVVFLLVRVVRAPVEVKPVGGEQSRQWRVDIDGTLSFLLLPRLTTVLSKLPEGSEVTLNLNADYIDDSVSEAISDWRRAHQTRGGVVAIVETSPAKLHHAHIGPPKRHFASEPIGLVPWRSARGNHRGDANTSVLDRIDEYHRNGAAMLHSHIAGLTDSQNPYELFLTCADSRILPNVITASGPGDLYTVRNFGNLVPPDPADRSVDAALDFAVNELGVSSVVVCGHSSCGAMTALLEGAADAATPMGRWLENARDSLVAYQDHHPARRSAEASGYPEADQLSIVNVAIQVERLTRHPILASAVASDEVQVVGIFFDISTARVYEVRQDGIVCPDESVGT from the coding sequence ATGATCGCCACTGTCAAGAACTCCGTCGATTCGTCCAAATCTCGGTCAATCCTGGCTAATTTGCGGCACGACGTCCCCGCGTCGCTCGTCGTCTTCCTTGTCGCGCTGCCCCTCTCGCTGGGGATCGCCATCGCGTCCGGGGCTCCGCTGATGGCTGGTCTCATCGCCGCGGTAGTGGGCGGCATTGTCGCCGGGGCAATTGGCGGGTCGCCGTTTCAGGTCAGCGGTCCGGCTGCGGGTCTCACCGTGGTGGTCGCCGGGCTGATCGACGAGCTCGGTTGGCCGATGTTGTGCCTGATGACCATTGGCGCGGGCGCACTGCAGATCGTGTTCGGCCTGAGCCGGATGGCGCGCGCTGCGCTGGCCATCGCACCAGTCGTGGTGCACGCCATGCTGGCGGGCATCGGCATCACCATCGCCTTGCAGCAGGTTCATGTGCTGATGGGTGGTACGTCGCACAGCTCGGCGTGGAAAAACATCGTGGCGTTGCCGGACGGGATCCTCCATCACGAACTGCACGAAGTGATCGTTGGCGGAACGGTCATCGCCATTTTGGTGGTGTGGTCGAGGCTGCCCGCGAAGCTGCGAACCATTCCCGGCCCACTCGTGGCCATCGTGGCGGCGACCGCGCTAACGATGGCGGTGGGGCTAGACACCGAACGAATCAACCTCTCCGGCAACTTCTTCGAGGCCATCGGCTTGCCCAGGCTGCCCGAAACGTCCCCGGGGGGGCAGCCGTGGACCCACGAGATCAGCGCGATAGCGCTCGGTGCCCTCACGATCGCGCTGATCGCCAGCGTCGAATCGCTGCTGTGCGCGGTCGGTGTCGACAAGCTGCACCAGGGTCCGCGCACCGACTTCAACCGGGAAATAATCGGGCAGGGCAGCGCGAACGTGGTGTCCGGATTGCTCGGTGGGCTGCCGATCACCGGTGTCATCGTGCGCAGCTCGGCCAATGTGGCCGCCGGCGCTCGCACCCGGATGTCGTCGATCCTGCACGGTGTGTGGGTCCTGCTGTTCGCGTCACTGTTCACCAATTTGGTGGAACTCATTCCCAAGGCGGCGCTGGCCGGCCTGCTCATCGTGATCGGTGCCCAGCTCATCAAGCTGGCTCACATCAAATTGGCCTGGCGCACCGGCAATTTCGCGATCTACGCCATCACCATAGTCTCGGTGGTGTTCCTCAACCTGCTGGAGGGTGTGGCCATTGGACTTGCCGTCGCGGTGGTATTCCTCCTGGTGCGGGTGGTACGCGCGCCCGTCGAGGTCAAACCGGTTGGCGGCGAGCAGTCCAGGCAGTGGCGGGTCGATATCGATGGCACGTTGAGCTTCTTGCTTCTGCCCCGCCTGACCACCGTGTTGTCGAAGCTGCCCGAGGGCTCGGAGGTGACGCTCAACCTCAACGCGGACTACATCGATGACTCTGTCTCCGAAGCCATTTCCGACTGGCGACGCGCCCACCAGACGAGGGGCGGAGTCGTAGCGATCGTCGAAACGTCGCCCGCGAAGCTACACCACGCGCACATTGGACCGCCGAAGCGCCACTTCGCGTCCGAACCGATAGGACTGGTTCCATGGCGGTCGGCGCGTGGCAATCACCGCGGCGATGCCAACACTTCGGTTCTGGACCGCATCGATGAGTACCACCGCAACGGTGCCGCCATGTTGCACTCGCACATCGCCGGGCTCACCGATTCGCAGAACCCGTATGAGCTGTTCCTCACCTGTGCCGACTCACGGATACTGCCCAACGTCATCACCGCCAGCGGCCCTGGCGACCTGTACACCGTGCGCAACTTCGGCAACCTGGTGCCGCCCGATCCGGCCGACCGATCGGTCGACGCCGCTCTCGACTTTGCCGTCAACGAGCTCGGTGTCAGTTCGGTTGTCGTCTGCGGACATTCGTCGTGCGGCGCGATGACGGCGCTACTGGAGGGTGCCGCGGACGCGGCGACGCCCATGGGTCGTTGGCTGGAGAATGCCCGCGACAGTCTCGTCGCCTACCAGGATCACCATCCGGCACGCCGGAGCGCGGAGGCCAGCGGCTACCCGGAAGCCGACCAGCTCAGCATCGTCAACGTCGCCATTCAGGTGGAAAGGCTGACCCGCCACCCGATTCTGGCTTCCGCGGTCGCGTCCGATGAGGTGCAGGTCGTCGGTATTTTCTTCGACATTTCGACCGCACGCGTGTACGAGGTGCGTCAGGACGGCATCGTATGCCCTGACGAGTCCGTCGGCACGTAA
- a CDS encoding TetR/AcrR family transcriptional regulator — protein sequence MTQIADRAAQSSPWSPREAELLEVTLRLLQQHGYDGLTVDAVAATAKASKATVYRRWKSKAELVLAAFVEGIRQVALPPDTGTLRGDLLRVGELVCEQARQHSSTMRAVLVEVSRNPALNDVMQHQFLDQRKALIQHILQQAVERGEIDPAAIGNELWDLLPGYLIFRSIIANRPPTKHTVQALVDDVVLPSLTRITK from the coding sequence GTGACCCAGATTGCCGATCGCGCCGCGCAGTCCTCGCCGTGGTCGCCGCGCGAGGCCGAGTTGCTCGAGGTGACGCTGCGGCTGCTGCAGCAACACGGGTATGACGGGTTGACGGTGGATGCGGTCGCGGCGACCGCCAAGGCCAGCAAGGCCACGGTGTACCGGCGTTGGAAGTCGAAAGCCGAGCTGGTGTTGGCCGCGTTCGTCGAGGGCATCCGCCAGGTCGCTCTCCCGCCCGATACCGGCACGCTGCGCGGCGACTTGCTACGGGTGGGGGAGCTGGTGTGCGAGCAGGCGCGCCAGCATTCCAGCACCATGCGCGCGGTGCTTGTCGAGGTGTCGCGCAACCCCGCACTCAACGACGTCATGCAGCATCAGTTTCTCGATCAGCGCAAGGCGTTGATCCAACACATCCTGCAGCAGGCCGTAGAGCGCGGCGAGATTGATCCGGCCGCGATCGGGAACGAACTCTGGGACCTGCTGCCCGGCTACCTGATATTCCGGTCCATCATCGCGAACCGGCCGCCCACCAAGCACACCGTGCAAGCCCTGGTCGACGACGTCGTCCTGCCCAGCCTCACCCGTATCACCAAGTAA
- a CDS encoding CoA transferase, with translation MPNSNAPRPLDGFRVLDFTQNVAGPLAGQVLADLGAEVIKVEAPGGEAARQITSVLPGRPPLATYFLPNNRGKKSVAVDLTTDEARQQILRLADTADVVLEGFRPGVMERMGLGPGDLRSRNPKLIYARLSAFGGNGPEGTRPGVDLMVAAEAGMTTGMPTPDGKPQIIPFQLVDNASGHVLAEAVLAALLNRERHGVADIVRVAMYDVAVGLQANQLTMHLNKPTGDQSNSELPPKAKRRKGVGFATQPSDAFRAADGWIVISAYVPKHWQKLCQIIGRTDLLDDERFIDQRARALNYPELTEELQSALAAKTAAEWVGLLHEGGLMACLPYTWKQVVDTPLFAENDLAVEVGSGDDAVTVIRTPARYSSFDAVVTEPPPAPGQHNDVFLTARGTAS, from the coding sequence ATGCCAAACAGCAACGCCCCCAGGCCACTTGACGGATTTCGGGTTCTCGATTTCACCCAGAACGTGGCCGGGCCGCTGGCCGGACAGGTGCTGGCCGACCTGGGCGCCGAGGTCATCAAGGTCGAGGCGCCCGGCGGTGAGGCCGCCCGGCAGATCACCTCAGTTCTTCCCGGACGCCCACCGCTCGCCACATACTTTCTGCCCAACAACCGGGGCAAGAAGTCGGTGGCGGTGGACCTGACCACCGACGAGGCCAGGCAACAGATACTGCGACTGGCCGACACCGCCGACGTCGTGCTGGAAGGATTTCGCCCTGGGGTCATGGAACGAATGGGCCTGGGTCCCGGCGACTTGCGGTCCCGCAACCCCAAACTGATCTATGCGCGCCTGAGCGCTTTCGGCGGCAACGGCCCGGAGGGCACCCGGCCGGGCGTCGATCTGATGGTCGCCGCGGAGGCCGGCATGACCACCGGGATGCCCACACCGGACGGCAAGCCGCAGATCATTCCGTTCCAACTCGTCGACAACGCCAGCGGTCACGTGCTGGCCGAGGCGGTGCTGGCCGCACTGCTCAACCGCGAGCGGCACGGGGTGGCCGACATCGTCCGGGTCGCGATGTACGACGTCGCGGTGGGCCTGCAAGCCAACCAGCTGACCATGCACCTGAACAAGCCCACCGGCGATCAGTCGAATTCGGAACTGCCACCGAAAGCTAAGCGGCGCAAGGGAGTTGGCTTTGCCACCCAGCCGTCGGACGCGTTCCGGGCCGCTGACGGATGGATCGTCATCAGCGCGTATGTGCCCAAGCACTGGCAGAAGTTGTGTCAGATCATCGGCCGGACCGATCTCCTCGACGACGAGCGATTCATCGACCAACGTGCGCGGGCGCTCAACTACCCCGAGTTGACCGAAGAACTGCAGTCGGCGCTGGCCGCCAAAACCGCCGCCGAATGGGTCGGGCTGTTGCACGAAGGCGGCCTGATGGCCTGCCTTCCCTACACCTGGAAACAAGTCGTCGACACCCCGCTGTTCGCTGAGAACGACCTCGCCGTGGAAGTTGGCAGCGGGGATGACGCAGTCACGGTGATCCGCACACCGGCGCGCTACTCCAGCTTCGACGCCGTGGTCACCGAACCCCCACCGGCCCCGGGTCAACACAACGACGTGTTCCTGACCGCTCGGGGAACCGCTTCCTGA
- a CDS encoding MMPL/RND family transporter has product MSNHHVSRSSLAHSIRRLSVPILLFWVGLAAVTNILVPKLEDVAKAHNVSLQSADAPSLQAMHRMGKVFREFDSDSAAMILLEGDKPLGDDAHRFYNTLVHRLEQDTKHVQHVQDFWGDPLTAAGSQSNDGKAAYVQVYLAGNQGEAKSIESVDAVRDIVANTPPPPGIKAYVTGAAPLITDQFEVGSKGILKVTLVTLLVIAVMLFWVYRSAITMILVLLMVLIELAAARGFVAVLGNYGLIGLSTYSTNLLTLLVIAAGTDYAIFFLGRYHESRHAAQDSETAFYTMYRGTAHVILGSGLTVAGAVLCLSFTRLPYFQSLGVPAATGILVSLVAALTLVPAALTVGSHFGLFEPKRMMRTRGWRRIGTAIVRWPAPIFAVTCAVAIVGLLALPGYNTSYDARSYMPTTAPANIGYAAAERHFSAARLNPELLMIETDHDMRNPANMLVLERVAKAIFHLPGISLVQSMTRPLGTPIEHTSIPFQISAQSTGQVENLTYQRDRANDLLTQAGELRKTINILEQQLALQQQLAAATHAETQSFHDTIATINDLRDKIANFDDFFRPIRSYFYWERHCYDIPVCFALRNVFDAVDGIDQLSEQFQNLTATLDKLDAVQPQLVALLPEQIASQRKNLELVLSSYATNSGINAQTQAMTDNATALGQAFDAAKMDDSFYMPPEAFDNPEFKRGLKLFLSPDGRAARMIISHEGDPATPEGISHIDPIRNAAREAVKGTILAGSNIYLAGTAATYKDIQDGAKYDLMIAGIAALSLILLIMMIITRSLVAAIVIVGTVALSLGASFGLSVLVWQDILGIKLYWIVLALAVIILLAVGSDYNLLLISRFKEEVGAGLKTGIIRAMGGTGAVVTSAGLVFAATMSSFIVSDLRVLGQIGTTIGLGLLFDTLIVRSFMTPSIAALLGRWFWWPQRVRPRPASKMLRPYGPRRAVRELLGYVPTDSSGHTMPS; this is encoded by the coding sequence ATGAGCAACCATCACGTCTCCCGATCGTCCCTGGCACACTCCATCCGCCGGCTTTCGGTGCCGATCCTGCTGTTTTGGGTGGGTCTGGCCGCCGTCACGAACATCTTGGTACCGAAGTTGGAGGACGTGGCGAAAGCGCATAACGTGTCCCTGCAGTCCGCGGATGCGCCGTCCCTACAGGCAATGCATCGCATGGGCAAAGTGTTCCGCGAGTTCGATTCCGACAGTGCGGCGATGATCCTGTTGGAAGGCGACAAGCCCCTTGGCGACGACGCCCACCGGTTTTACAACACCCTGGTTCACAGGCTCGAACAAGACACCAAACATGTCCAGCACGTCCAGGACTTCTGGGGGGACCCGCTGACGGCGGCGGGCTCACAAAGCAACGACGGCAAGGCCGCATACGTTCAGGTCTACCTTGCCGGTAATCAGGGCGAGGCTAAGTCAATCGAGTCCGTCGACGCCGTCCGCGACATCGTCGCAAACACGCCACCACCGCCCGGCATCAAGGCCTACGTCACCGGCGCGGCGCCGCTCATCACGGATCAGTTCGAGGTGGGCAGCAAGGGAATCCTCAAGGTCACCTTGGTGACTCTGCTGGTGATCGCGGTGATGTTGTTTTGGGTCTACCGCTCCGCCATCACCATGATCCTCGTGCTGCTCATGGTCCTCATCGAGTTGGCCGCGGCCCGTGGATTCGTCGCTGTTCTCGGCAACTACGGGCTCATCGGACTTTCGACGTACTCGACCAATCTGCTCACGCTACTGGTCATTGCCGCCGGCACGGACTACGCGATATTTTTCCTAGGCCGTTATCACGAGTCGCGCCACGCGGCACAGGATTCCGAAACTGCCTTCTACACCATGTACCGTGGGACCGCCCACGTGATCTTGGGCTCAGGTTTAACCGTCGCCGGCGCGGTGCTCTGTCTGAGCTTTACCCGACTGCCGTATTTCCAAAGCCTGGGCGTTCCCGCCGCAACGGGCATTCTCGTCTCACTGGTGGCCGCGCTCACCCTGGTCCCGGCCGCGCTGACCGTCGGCAGTCATTTCGGTCTCTTCGAACCCAAACGAATGATGAGGACCCGGGGATGGCGGCGTATTGGCACCGCCATCGTCCGCTGGCCCGCACCCATCTTTGCGGTCACGTGCGCGGTCGCCATCGTCGGCCTGCTCGCTCTGCCGGGATACAACACCAGCTACGACGCCCGCTCCTACATGCCGACCACTGCCCCGGCCAATATCGGTTACGCGGCCGCGGAACGACACTTTTCTGCGGCCCGGCTGAATCCCGAACTGCTGATGATCGAAACCGATCACGACATGCGTAACCCGGCCAACATGCTCGTCCTCGAAAGGGTGGCGAAAGCGATCTTCCACCTCCCCGGCATCTCCCTGGTGCAATCGATGACTAGGCCCTTGGGAACCCCGATCGAGCACACCTCGATACCGTTTCAGATCAGCGCGCAAAGCACCGGCCAGGTGGAGAACTTGACATACCAGCGAGACCGGGCGAACGACTTGCTGACACAGGCCGGCGAGCTTCGGAAAACGATCAACATTCTGGAGCAACAGCTTGCTCTGCAGCAGCAGCTCGCCGCGGCCACGCACGCCGAGACCCAAAGCTTTCACGACACGATCGCCACGATCAATGACCTGCGCGATAAGATCGCCAATTTCGACGACTTCTTTAGGCCGATTCGCAGTTATTTCTACTGGGAACGGCACTGCTACGATATCCCCGTCTGCTTCGCGTTGAGAAACGTCTTTGACGCCGTCGACGGTATTGACCAGCTCAGCGAACAGTTCCAAAATCTCACCGCAACATTGGACAAATTGGATGCGGTCCAGCCGCAACTAGTCGCGCTGCTCCCGGAACAGATCGCCAGTCAGAGGAAAAACCTGGAACTGGTCCTGTCCAGCTACGCCACCAACTCCGGGATCAACGCACAGACGCAGGCTATGACCGACAACGCGACCGCCCTCGGCCAAGCCTTTGACGCCGCCAAGATGGACGATTCCTTCTACATGCCTCCAGAGGCTTTCGACAACCCGGAATTCAAGAGGGGTCTAAAACTGTTCCTCTCGCCGGACGGCAGGGCCGCACGGATGATCATCTCCCATGAAGGCGATCCCGCTACGCCGGAGGGCATTTCGCATATCGACCCGATCCGCAACGCCGCGCGCGAGGCAGTGAAGGGCACCATCTTGGCGGGCTCGAACATCTATTTGGCCGGTACCGCCGCGACGTACAAGGACATCCAGGACGGCGCCAAATACGATCTGATGATCGCGGGAATAGCCGCGCTGAGCCTGATTCTGCTCATCATGATGATCATCACGCGAAGCCTGGTTGCCGCGATCGTCATTGTGGGCACGGTAGCGCTTTCGTTGGGTGCCTCTTTTGGGCTCTCCGTGCTGGTTTGGCAGGATATTCTCGGCATCAAGTTGTATTGGATCGTGCTTGCCCTGGCCGTCATAATCCTCTTGGCGGTGGGCTCCGACTACAACCTGCTGTTGATCTCCCGGTTCAAGGAGGAAGTCGGAGCCGGACTAAAGACAGGCATAATCCGTGCGATGGGCGGCACCGGCGCGGTGGTCACTTCCGCGGGCCTGGTATTCGCCGCTACCATGTCGTCCTTCATCGTCAGCGATTTGCGGGTGCTCGGCCAGATAGGAACCACCATCGGCCTCGGGCTGCTCTTCGACACGCTGATCGTGCGTTCGTTCATGACGCCGTCCATCGCTGCGCTTCTCGGGCGCTGGTTCTGGTGGCCGCAAAGAGTTCGCCCGCGCCCCGCGAGCAAGATGCTTCGGCCTTACGGCCCGCGTCGCGCGGTTCGTGAACTTCTCGGTTACGTGCCGACGGACTCGTCAGGGCATACGATGCCGTCCTGA
- a CDS encoding SAM-dependent methyltransferase, translating to MGRSDNETWADAFFADAAAAGMRQPVIPASGLDARGYRLPWPSGMRVLEIDQPQVRGFKTATLAALGAAPTSELRTVPIDPRRDWPGALRDRGFDHGRLTAWTAAGLLGFLPPQAQDRLLDNITALSADGSRLVAEVFLNISAHQHGLNGATHTWRENGLDIELDNLGFASDRNDIATHLEHCGRRSARTSLNQLLTDDDAPSGKNYYCTAVLHKAA from the coding sequence ATGGGGCGCTCCGACAACGAGACCTGGGCCGACGCGTTCTTCGCCGACGCGGCGGCCGCGGGCATGCGGCAGCCGGTCATCCCGGCCTCCGGCCTCGACGCCCGCGGCTATCGGCTGCCATGGCCGTCCGGAATGAGGGTGCTCGAGATCGACCAGCCGCAGGTTCGCGGTTTCAAGACAGCCACGCTGGCAGCGCTCGGCGCCGCGCCAACGTCCGAGCTGCGCACCGTCCCGATCGACCCGCGACGCGACTGGCCGGGCGCGCTTCGTGACAGGGGTTTCGACCACGGGCGGCTGACCGCATGGACCGCCGCGGGCCTGCTCGGGTTCCTTCCGCCGCAGGCCCAGGACCGGTTGCTGGACAACATCACCGCGCTCAGCGCCGACGGCAGCCGGCTGGTGGCCGAAGTCTTCCTGAATATCTCCGCCCACCAACACGGTTTGAATGGCGCCACACACACGTGGCGCGAAAACGGACTCGACATTGAACTCGACAATTTGGGCTTTGCTAGCGACCGCAACGACATAGCGACCCACCTGGAGCACTGCGGCAGGCGCTCCGCTCGCACTTCACTGAATCAGTTGTTAACCGACGACGACGCCCCGTCGGGCAAGAACTACTACTGCACCGCGGTATTGCACAAGGCAGCTTGA
- the purE gene encoding 5-(carboxyamino)imidazole ribonucleotide mutase, with protein MAEQPRVAVIMGSDSDWSVMADAAEALDEFGIPNEVRVVSAHRTPAVMFDYARSAADRGIEVIIAGAGGAAHLPGMVAAATPLPVIGVPVPLARLDGLDSLLSIVQMPAGVPVATVSIGGARNAGLLAVRILGSSDPQLRARIVAFSDQLADAVRAKDAALQERRSKLTGD; from the coding sequence ATGGCTGAGCAGCCGCGGGTCGCGGTGATCATGGGCAGCGACAGCGACTGGTCGGTGATGGCCGACGCCGCCGAGGCGCTGGACGAGTTCGGCATCCCGAACGAGGTTCGGGTGGTCTCGGCGCATCGCACGCCGGCCGTGATGTTCGACTACGCGCGCAGCGCGGCCGACCGCGGCATCGAGGTGATCATCGCCGGAGCCGGCGGGGCCGCGCACCTGCCCGGCATGGTCGCTGCGGCGACACCGCTGCCGGTGATCGGGGTGCCGGTGCCGCTGGCTCGGCTGGACGGCCTCGACTCGCTGCTGTCGATCGTGCAGATGCCGGCGGGAGTTCCGGTGGCTACGGTGTCGATTGGCGGCGCGCGCAACGCCGGCCTGCTGGCGGTGCGGATTCTGGGATCGTCCGACCCGCAGCTGCGGGCGCGGATCGTCGCGTTCTCGGACCAGCTGGCCGATGCGGTGCGGGCCAAGGACGCCGCGCTGCAGGAGCGTCGGAGTAAGTTAACCGGCGACTAA
- a CDS encoding MmpS family transport accessory protein, which yields MKGISILRLARRWWMLLVAVVVVAAAGFGVYRLHGIFGSHNTTSTGGAIANDIVPFNPKRITLEVFGNPGAVATINYLDINVTPQQVRNATLPWSLTMVTTQPGAFTNLVAQGNSDSLGCRITVDGEVKDERIVNKVNAYTFCLVKSA from the coding sequence GTGAAAGGGATTTCGATCCTCCGGCTGGCGAGACGGTGGTGGATGCTGCTGGTCGCGGTGGTCGTGGTCGCCGCCGCGGGGTTCGGTGTCTATCGGCTGCATGGAATCTTCGGTTCGCACAACACCACGTCGACTGGCGGCGCCATCGCGAATGACATTGTCCCGTTCAACCCCAAGCGCATCACTCTGGAGGTCTTTGGCAACCCCGGCGCGGTTGCGACCATCAACTACTTGGACATCAACGTCACACCGCAGCAAGTCCGCAACGCGACCCTGCCGTGGTCGTTGACCATGGTGACGACACAACCAGGTGCGTTCACCAACCTTGTGGCGCAAGGCAATAGCGATTCCCTGGGCTGCCGCATCACTGTGGACGGTGAAGTCAAGGACGAAAGGATCGTCAACAAAGTGAACGCCTATACCTTCTGCCTGGTGAAATCCGCATGA